The following proteins come from a genomic window of Melospiza melodia melodia isolate bMelMel2 unplaced genomic scaffold, bMelMel2.pri scaffold_28, whole genome shotgun sequence:
- the LOC134433846 gene encoding olfactory receptor 14C36-like, with product MSNSSSISHFLLLALADTRQLQLLHFCLLLGISLAALLGNGLIISAIACSHHLHTPMFFFLLNLALSDLGSICTTVPKAMHNSLWDTSTISYSGCAAQLFLHVFFIGTEFSLLTVMCYDRYVSICKPLHYRTLLGSRACAHMAAAAWASAFLNALLHTASTFSLPLCHGNALGQFFCEIPQILKLSCSQSKPRELGFLVFSISLAFGCFVFMVFSYMQIFRAVLGIPSEQGRHKAFSTCLPHLTVVSLFVSTGTFAYLKPPSMSSRSLDLAVSVLYSVVPSALNPLIYSLRNQELKAAVWTLMTRWYQRQ from the coding sequence ATGTCCAACAgtagctccatcagccacttcctcctgctggcattggcagacacgcggcagctgcagctcctgcacttctgcctcttgctgggcatctccctggctgccctgttgggcaacggcctcatcatcagcgccatagcctgcagccaccacctgcacacgcccatgttcttcttcctgctcaacctggccctcagcgacctgggctccatctgcaccactgtccccaaagccatgcacaattccctctgggacaccagcaccatctcctactctGGATGCGCAGCACAGCTATTTCTACATGTCTTCTTCATTGgaacagagttttccctcctgactgtcatgtgctacgaccgctatgtgtccatctgcaaacccctgcactacaggaccctcctgggcagcagagcttgtgcccacatggcagcagctgcctgggccagtgcctttctcaatgctctgctgcacacggccagtacattttccctgcccctgtgccatggcaatgccctgggccagttcttctgtgaaatcccacagatcctcaagctctcctgctcacaatcCAAGCCCAGGGAACTTGGGTTTCttgtgttttccatctctttagcttttggttgttttgtgttcatggttttttcctatatgcagatcttcagggctgtgctggggatcccctctgagcagggacggcacaaagccttttccacctgcctccctcacctgactgtggtctctctgtttgtcagcactggcacatttgcctacttgaagcccccctccatgtcctctcgatccctggatctggcagtgtccgttctgtactcagtggtgccttcagccctgaacccccttatctacagcctgaggaaccaggagctcaaggctgcagtgtggacactgatgactagaTGGTATCAGAGACAATAA